In a genomic window of Amycolatopsis japonica:
- a CDS encoding ArsR/SmtB family transcription factor has product MTLRMIFDRKDLQGIRIADAPDPLWELVLGSHQLREDRPSAWRQRVQQNLRQNEEAARSLKTLFTLVPPKGNFPDFLTPPTTAGSFESGLEAVACTPRGRLCADLRTVFTGAAPTWVKRLADGDRDEVHGVVGALRDAYDLVIAPVWHSMRETVAADRARRVRTLATEGAGAMMRGIPGVRGWDGEVLEIAYPRQRTVHLGGRGLTLIPSRFCAKTPVTFIDPALPPVLLYPAGPTSARPADVSPELVALLGRTRAESLGALHVPRTTSKLASCLGTSIGTASKQATVLREAGLVTSVRQGSAILHHLTRLGTALLAGELDESP; this is encoded by the coding sequence ATGACTCTGCGCATGATCTTCGATCGGAAGGATCTCCAGGGGATCCGCATAGCCGACGCACCGGACCCGCTGTGGGAGCTGGTCCTCGGCTCGCATCAGCTGAGAGAGGACCGCCCGTCGGCCTGGCGGCAGCGGGTCCAGCAGAACCTGCGTCAGAACGAGGAAGCGGCACGATCGCTGAAGACGCTGTTCACCCTCGTCCCACCGAAGGGGAACTTTCCCGATTTCCTGACCCCGCCCACGACGGCGGGCTCCTTCGAAAGCGGGCTCGAAGCGGTGGCGTGCACTCCTCGCGGACGGCTGTGCGCCGATCTCCGGACCGTGTTCACCGGCGCCGCCCCGACCTGGGTGAAACGGCTCGCCGACGGCGATCGCGACGAGGTCCACGGGGTCGTCGGCGCACTGCGCGACGCGTACGACCTGGTGATCGCGCCGGTCTGGCACAGCATGCGCGAGACCGTCGCCGCCGACCGGGCCCGGCGGGTCCGCACGCTGGCCACCGAGGGCGCGGGGGCGATGATGCGCGGCATCCCCGGCGTCCGCGGCTGGGACGGCGAGGTGCTGGAGATCGCGTACCCCCGGCAGCGGACCGTCCATCTCGGCGGCCGGGGACTGACCCTGATCCCGAGCCGGTTCTGCGCGAAAACGCCGGTCACCTTCATCGATCCGGCGCTGCCGCCGGTGCTGCTGTACCCCGCCGGCCCGACGAGCGCCCGCCCGGCGGACGTGTCCCCCGAACTGGTGGCGCTTCTCGGCCGGACCCGCGCCGAAAGCCTCGGCGCGCTGCATGTCCCGCGTACGACCAGCAAGCTGGCCTCATGCCTCGGCACCTCGATCGGCACGGCCAGCAAGCAGGCCACCGTGCTGCGCGAGGCCGGGCTCGTCACCAGCGTCCGGCAGGGCAGCGCCATCCTGCACCACCTCACCCGGCTCGGCACCGCGCTGCTCGCCGGGGAACTCGACGAGTCACCCTGA
- a CDS encoding N-acetylmuramoyl-L-alanine amidase, with translation MGLVLAIGLTLFTACGVDSPASSPSSPPPPGTTTVFTTLPQPSPTTSAPPSSAPQPPPSSQQPPKTGKVVVLDPGHNGGNSGKPGEINKQVPAGRGKTKPCNTTGTSTNSGYTEHAFTWDVSQRISQALAAKGIRVILTRQNDTGVGPCVNERAAIGNDAGADAVVSIHADGSNSAGAHGFHVAYSAPPLNAQQGEPSVKLATALRDGLRAGGFPTSTYLGSNGLAPRADLGGLNLSTRPAALVECGNMRNAAEAAAMASEEGRQQYAAVIAKAIEDYLAA, from the coding sequence ATGGGCCTGGTGCTGGCGATCGGATTGACGCTGTTCACGGCGTGCGGGGTGGACAGCCCCGCGTCTTCGCCGTCGAGTCCGCCGCCGCCCGGCACCACCACGGTGTTCACCACCCTTCCGCAGCCGAGCCCCACGACGAGCGCTCCGCCATCGAGCGCGCCTCAGCCGCCGCCGAGCAGCCAGCAGCCGCCGAAAACCGGCAAGGTCGTCGTGCTGGATCCCGGGCACAACGGCGGCAACTCCGGCAAGCCGGGCGAGATCAACAAGCAGGTCCCGGCGGGGCGCGGCAAGACGAAACCGTGCAACACCACCGGAACCTCGACGAATTCCGGCTACACCGAGCACGCGTTCACCTGGGACGTCTCACAGCGGATCTCGCAGGCGTTGGCGGCCAAGGGAATCCGCGTCATCCTCACCCGGCAGAACGACACCGGCGTCGGACCGTGCGTCAACGAACGCGCCGCGATCGGGAACGACGCCGGGGCGGACGCGGTCGTGTCGATCCACGCGGACGGCTCGAATTCCGCCGGAGCGCATGGTTTCCACGTCGCCTACTCGGCACCGCCGCTGAACGCCCAGCAGGGTGAGCCCTCGGTGAAACTCGCGACCGCGTTGCGTGACGGCCTCCGCGCGGGCGGCTTCCCGACCTCGACGTACCTCGGTTCGAACGGGCTCGCCCCGCGCGCCGACCTCGGCGGGCTCAACCTCTCGACCCGCCCCGCCGCGCTCGTCGAATGCGGGAACATGCGCAACGCCGCCGAAGCCGCCGCGATGGCGAGCGAAGAGGGGCGGCAGCAGTACGCGGCCGTCATCGCGAAGGCGATCGAGGACTACCTCGCGGCGTAG
- a CDS encoding spermidine synthase — MRPAPTPGRYPVRFGTAELLQDADRPNAWMISVDGVAQSHVNLDDPTDLEFDYIRRIADVVDCLGEGPLDALHVGGAACTLPRYLAAARPRSRQLVFDADGELVALVREQLGLKGLKVRVGDGREGVSGRYDASADLVIVDAFERGVLAGGLATVEFTNEIARVLRPAGTYVANVSDGPNLPFLRRFLATLADSFPHLAILAEPGVLRGRRFGNIVVAASRVELPVANLTRRAASSAYPARCVAGEDLRQLQGKAKPITDAEALPSPVPPKDVFGIF; from the coding sequence GTGAGACCGGCACCGACCCCCGGCAGGTATCCGGTGCGCTTCGGCACCGCCGAACTGCTCCAGGACGCCGACCGTCCCAACGCCTGGATGATCTCGGTCGACGGCGTCGCCCAGTCGCACGTCAACCTCGACGACCCCACCGATCTCGAGTTCGACTACATCCGCAGGATCGCCGACGTCGTCGACTGCCTCGGCGAAGGCCCGCTCGACGCGCTGCACGTCGGCGGGGCGGCCTGCACGCTCCCCCGCTACCTCGCCGCGGCGCGGCCGCGATCACGGCAGCTGGTCTTCGACGCCGACGGTGAGCTCGTCGCGCTCGTCCGCGAGCAGCTGGGCCTGAAGGGACTGAAGGTCCGTGTCGGCGACGGCCGCGAAGGGGTCTCCGGCAGGTACGACGCTTCGGCCGACCTGGTCATCGTGGACGCTTTCGAACGCGGGGTCCTGGCCGGCGGGCTCGCGACCGTCGAGTTCACGAACGAGATCGCGCGGGTCCTCCGCCCGGCCGGAACCTACGTCGCCAACGTGTCGGACGGGCCGAACCTGCCGTTCCTTCGCCGGTTCTTGGCGACGCTGGCGGATTCCTTCCCCCACCTGGCGATCTTGGCCGAGCCGGGCGTCCTGCGGGGCCGCCGGTTCGGGAACATCGTGGTAGCCGCTTCCCGCGTCGAGCTTCCCGTCGCGAACCTGACCCGGCGCGCCGCTTCGTCGGCGTATCCGGCGCGCTGCGTCGCGGGAGAAGACCTGCGGCAGCTCCAGGGCAAGGCGAAACCCATCACGGACGCGGAAGCCCTGCCGTCGCCCGTGCCGCCGAAGGATGTGTTCGGGATCTTCTAG
- a CDS encoding helix-turn-helix domain-containing protein, whose translation MAGGEHGRALAELLEGLKRRSGQSYERIGAKAHLSRSTVHRYCSGASVPAAFGPLERIATVCEAERDELSKLFRLWERADAARGEVASAPPAPHPVPEPRGRDRIGWWPLLASLVMVTVVGASAVPAAEPVAPAIHAPMWTEFPSPVDSAFFGVTTNSETGLMPTFGVGAVRLWDSETRWQNLEPERGRPVWSTLDRLVDGANQAGLPVLYVFGGTPGWAAPGGPPSAYPDGSRAAPPEDLADWDAFVGKVVERYRGRIESYELWDMANHPKYFTGPVERLVEMVRRASRIIKAGDPGATVVCPSMGHLADPAYRRIMERFGELRGYESCDAAAVKLHPGRMADPPETMLAVADEIQRSFHRANGHANLWSTGPDFDVPLQPPVDPAVAADYAARIFLTGLYARFKRMYFYNWGSDRVPIVLQPAGGPPTRAAAHVERLGRWLDGAKIRSCGEGTRAGLPENLWRCRFTRNGMEFRIAWAPSGTVRLSAPGSAERLDGTRPAIESGSVEVTGSPVLLKP comes from the coding sequence ATGGCAGGAGGAGAACACGGCCGGGCCTTGGCGGAACTGCTCGAAGGGCTGAAACGGCGTAGCGGGCAAAGCTACGAACGGATCGGCGCCAAGGCGCATCTGAGCCGATCGACCGTCCACCGCTACTGCAGCGGTGCCAGCGTGCCGGCCGCGTTCGGCCCGCTGGAACGGATCGCGACGGTCTGCGAGGCCGAGCGCGACGAACTGTCGAAGCTCTTCCGGCTGTGGGAACGCGCGGACGCGGCACGGGGAGAGGTCGCGTCCGCGCCTCCCGCCCCGCATCCGGTCCCCGAGCCGAGGGGGCGTGACCGGATCGGGTGGTGGCCGCTGCTGGCGTCGCTCGTCATGGTCACCGTGGTCGGGGCGAGCGCGGTCCCCGCGGCGGAACCGGTCGCGCCGGCGATCCATGCCCCGATGTGGACCGAGTTCCCGTCCCCTGTGGACAGTGCGTTCTTCGGCGTGACGACCAACAGCGAGACCGGGCTGATGCCGACGTTCGGCGTCGGCGCGGTCCGGCTCTGGGATTCGGAGACCCGCTGGCAGAACCTCGAACCGGAACGCGGCAGGCCGGTTTGGTCCACTTTGGACAGACTGGTCGACGGCGCGAACCAGGCGGGGCTCCCGGTGCTGTACGTCTTCGGCGGCACCCCCGGCTGGGCGGCGCCGGGCGGACCGCCGTCGGCCTACCCGGACGGCTCCCGGGCGGCACCGCCCGAAGACCTCGCGGACTGGGACGCCTTCGTCGGGAAGGTGGTCGAGCGGTACCGCGGCCGGATCGAGTCCTACGAGCTGTGGGACATGGCCAACCATCCCAAGTACTTCACCGGTCCGGTCGAACGGCTGGTGGAGATGGTCCGGCGGGCGAGCCGGATCATCAAGGCTGGTGATCCCGGCGCCACCGTGGTCTGCCCGTCGATGGGGCACCTCGCCGATCCCGCGTATCGGCGAATCATGGAGCGGTTCGGTGAACTCCGCGGCTACGAAAGCTGCGACGCCGCCGCGGTCAAACTGCATCCGGGCAGGATGGCGGACCCGCCGGAGACGATGCTCGCCGTCGCGGACGAGATCCAGCGGAGTTTCCACCGTGCCAACGGACACGCGAACCTGTGGAGCACCGGCCCCGATTTCGACGTCCCGTTGCAGCCACCGGTCGACCCCGCCGTCGCCGCGGACTACGCCGCTCGCATCTTCCTGACCGGTCTTTACGCGCGCTTCAAGCGGATGTACTTCTACAACTGGGGAAGCGACCGCGTGCCGATCGTGCTCCAGCCGGCGGGCGGACCGCCGACCCGCGCCGCCGCCCACGTCGAACGGCTCGGCCGCTGGCTCGACGGCGCGAAGATCCGGTCCTGCGGCGAGGGCACGCGGGCCGGGCTGCCGGAGAACCTGTGGCGATGCCGGTTCACGCGCAACGGCATGGAGTTCCGGATCGCGTGGGCTCCCTCGGGCACCGTGCGGCTGTCGGCGCCGGGCAGCGCGGAACGCCTCGACGGGACACGGCCGGCGATCGAATCGGGCTCCGTCGAGGTCACCGGCAGCCCGGTGCTGCTCAAGCCCTGA
- a CDS encoding sensor histidine kinase encodes MSSNPRGRRPWSLRRRLIAQVAGLLALVCLVVGVVTELALRNFLIDQLDARLAETSERASRPPPPGRPGGERVPEGLRAYGQSTGSLFVNVFPDGRVLAAVLRSSYDAKVTDPFPHDEISPTQIGTLLRSTTGDKPTDVNLGSLGEYRVVAKKTAGGGVAITGLPTKDVTDTLWSLGFIFGGVAVGGILLAGALGAVTVRRTMKPLDRLAATATRVAELPLDRGEVALSERVSEVDTDPRTEVGKVGFALNRMLGHISNALSARQASESRVRRFVADASHELRTPLAAIRGYAELTRRSGSEVPPDIAFAMGRVESESTRMTGLVEDLLLLARLDSGRPVVRRPVDLSRLVADAVADAHVAGPEHKWLLEVPPEPITVLGDADQLHQVVINLLGNARTHTPAGTEVTTSLSIVDSTVTLSIVDGGPGIPPEILPEVFERFARGDDSRSRAAGSTGLGLAIVAAVVAAHGGQVGVASRPGHTEFRVVLRAATHC; translated from the coding sequence ATGTCCTCAAACCCGCGGGGTAGGCGGCCGTGGTCCCTGCGTCGACGGCTGATCGCGCAGGTCGCGGGCCTGCTCGCGCTCGTCTGCCTGGTGGTCGGCGTGGTCACCGAACTGGCGTTGCGGAACTTCCTGATCGACCAGCTCGACGCCCGCCTCGCCGAGACCAGCGAGCGTGCCAGCCGCCCGCCGCCCCCGGGCCGTCCCGGCGGGGAAAGGGTTCCCGAGGGCCTTCGCGCGTATGGGCAGAGCACCGGTTCGTTGTTCGTGAACGTGTTCCCGGACGGACGCGTGCTCGCGGCGGTGCTGCGGTCCAGCTACGACGCGAAGGTCACCGATCCGTTCCCGCACGACGAGATCAGCCCCACCCAGATCGGCACCCTGCTGCGGTCGACGACGGGTGACAAGCCGACCGACGTGAACCTCGGGTCGCTCGGGGAATACCGGGTGGTGGCGAAGAAAACGGCGGGCGGTGGCGTCGCGATCACCGGGCTGCCCACCAAGGATGTCACGGATACGTTGTGGAGCCTCGGTTTCATCTTCGGCGGGGTCGCCGTCGGCGGCATCCTGCTGGCGGGCGCGCTCGGCGCGGTGACCGTGCGGCGCACCATGAAACCCCTGGACCGCCTGGCCGCCACCGCGACCAGGGTCGCCGAACTCCCGCTGGATCGCGGCGAGGTCGCGTTGTCCGAGCGAGTGTCCGAAGTGGACACGGATCCGCGGACCGAGGTCGGGAAGGTCGGGTTCGCGCTCAACCGCATGCTCGGCCACATCTCGAACGCGCTTTCCGCCCGGCAGGCCAGCGAAAGCCGGGTGCGCCGGTTCGTCGCGGACGCCAGCCACGAACTGCGGACGCCGCTCGCGGCCATCCGCGGCTACGCGGAACTCACCCGGCGCTCCGGCTCCGAGGTGCCGCCGGACATCGCGTTCGCGATGGGCCGCGTGGAGTCGGAATCGACGCGGATGACCGGCCTGGTCGAGGATCTGCTGCTGCTAGCGCGGCTCGACTCCGGCCGTCCGGTGGTGCGCCGGCCGGTGGACCTCTCCCGCCTGGTCGCGGACGCCGTCGCCGACGCACATGTCGCCGGGCCGGAGCACAAATGGCTGCTGGAGGTCCCGCCGGAGCCGATCACCGTCCTCGGTGACGCGGATCAGCTGCATCAGGTGGTGATCAATCTGCTCGGCAACGCGCGCACGCACACCCCGGCAGGCACCGAGGTCACCACCTCGCTGTCCATAGTGGACTCGACGGTGACGCTGTCCATTGTCGATGGTGGGCCGGGGATCCCGCCGGAGATCCTCCCGGAGGTCTTCGAACGTTTCGCCCGCGGCGACGACTCACGGTCACGGGCGGCGGGCAGCACCGGGCTCGGACTGGCCATCGTCGCGGCCGTCGTCGCCGCGCACGGCGGGCAGGTCGGCGTCGCCAGCCGCCCGGGACACACGGAGTTCCGGGTGGTGCTCAGGGCCGCCACTCACTGTTAG
- a CDS encoding serine/threonine dehydratase, protein MSTPTWEDVLKATEAVHPFVRRTPVLRAEVDGRPLVLKLEHLQRSGSFKLRGAVNALVSGPLPERVLTASGGNHGLGVATAASLLNLPATVYVPESAPQAKTVRIEATGAKLIRHGATYAEAAAKALEAAAEPGTRYLHAYDDPAVVAGQGTVAAEVVQDAPDVDAFLVAVGGGGLVAGTSLAGLPTFAVEPERCRALGAALEAGEPVDVEIDSVAASALGATRVGDAPFAVLRDRVTSVLVSDEELLAARDRLWEEFRLAVEPAAAVPFAAWLAGRTEGDLPCVILCGANSEWRP, encoded by the coding sequence ATGAGTACTCCGACCTGGGAAGATGTCCTCAAGGCCACCGAGGCCGTTCATCCGTTCGTGCGGCGCACGCCGGTGTTGCGCGCCGAGGTCGACGGACGGCCGCTGGTCCTCAAGCTGGAGCATCTGCAGCGGAGCGGATCGTTCAAACTGCGGGGCGCGGTGAACGCGCTGGTGAGCGGCCCGTTGCCGGAGCGGGTGCTGACGGCGTCCGGCGGCAACCACGGGCTGGGCGTGGCGACGGCGGCTTCGCTGCTGAATCTGCCTGCGACGGTGTACGTGCCCGAGTCGGCTCCGCAGGCGAAGACGGTCCGGATCGAGGCCACGGGCGCGAAGCTCATCCGTCACGGAGCGACGTATGCCGAGGCAGCCGCGAAGGCGCTCGAAGCCGCCGCCGAGCCGGGTACGCGATACCTGCACGCGTACGACGATCCTGCCGTCGTCGCCGGTCAGGGCACCGTCGCGGCCGAAGTGGTCCAGGACGCGCCGGACGTCGACGCGTTCCTGGTCGCGGTCGGCGGTGGCGGGCTGGTCGCGGGGACGTCGCTGGCCGGCTTGCCGACGTTCGCCGTCGAGCCGGAGCGGTGCCGCGCGCTCGGCGCCGCGCTGGAGGCGGGCGAGCCGGTGGACGTGGAGATCGACTCGGTGGCCGCGTCCGCGCTGGGCGCGACCAGGGTCGGGGACGCCCCGTTCGCCGTGCTCCGGGACCGGGTGACGTCCGTGCTGGTCAGCGACGAGGAACTGCTCGCCGCGCGGGACCGGCTCTGGGAGGAGTTCCGCCTCGCCGTCGAACCGGCCGCCGCGGTCCCGTTCGCCGCGTGGCTGGCCGGGCGGACCGAAGGCGATCTGCCCTGCGTCATCCTCTGCGGCGCTAACAGTGAGTGGCGGCCCTGA
- a CDS encoding DNA polymerase III subunit gamma and tau — protein MALALYRKYRPATFAEVVGQEHVTDPLRIALAAGRINHAYLFSGPRGCGKTSSARIMARSLNCAKGPTPDPCGECNSCRNLAPEGPGSVDVTELDAASHGGVDDARELRDRAFYAPADSRYRVFIIDEAHMVTTQGFNALLKIVEEPPEHLIFIFATTEPDKVLPTIRSRTHHYPFRLIPPSSMRELLERNVAAEGATVEPAVYPLVIRAGGGSARDTQSVLDQLLAGAGPDGVDYSRAVSLLGVTDVALIDGMVDALAADDAAAVFGTVERLAEAGHDPRRFATDLLDRLRDLVLLRSVPDAGERGLVSAPDDELKKMKEQAGKLEPATLSRYADIVHNGLLEMRGATSPRLVLELLTARMLLPSVAESTDALLARLERLERRAASAPAPVAAAPAQAAPVAQSAPAPAAPPSGEPVREFQRPSQRAAAPAPQQAAPAPQPAARPEPVAERPAPQRPSAPTPPPAAPTPAPAAASGDAAPVSDADGIRGKWPHVLAAIRKVPGGRSTEAMLTQASVVSVEGHAVTLTHSAEPLARRLSEPHNAERVAAAFKEVFGGDWQVRCVHGAAQARQAAAPKAAPPPPAPERSFTRRSAEAPSAPPAPPAPKPEPQRPKVTTSEPDIPLPPEPVEEDEDLYNEDASPAPPPPPLPPEKDPEEIARKLLADHLNARPLDERK, from the coding sequence GTGGCTCTAGCTCTATACCGAAAGTACCGTCCGGCTACCTTCGCCGAGGTCGTCGGGCAGGAGCATGTGACCGATCCGCTGCGCATCGCGCTGGCCGCCGGTCGCATCAACCACGCCTACCTCTTCTCCGGCCCGCGCGGCTGCGGCAAGACGTCCAGCGCCCGCATCATGGCGCGGTCGTTGAACTGCGCGAAGGGCCCGACGCCGGATCCGTGCGGCGAGTGCAACTCGTGCCGCAACCTCGCGCCCGAGGGCCCCGGCAGCGTCGACGTCACCGAGCTCGACGCGGCCAGCCACGGTGGTGTCGACGACGCCCGCGAGCTGCGGGACAGGGCGTTCTACGCCCCGGCCGACTCGCGCTACCGCGTCTTCATCATCGACGAGGCGCACATGGTCACCACGCAGGGCTTCAACGCCCTGCTGAAGATCGTGGAAGAGCCGCCCGAGCACCTGATCTTCATCTTCGCGACCACCGAACCGGACAAGGTGCTCCCCACCATCCGGTCGCGGACGCACCACTACCCCTTCCGGCTGATCCCGCCCAGCTCCATGCGCGAACTGCTGGAACGCAACGTCGCCGCCGAGGGCGCGACGGTCGAGCCCGCGGTGTATCCGCTGGTCATCCGCGCGGGCGGGGGTTCGGCGCGGGACACGCAATCGGTGCTCGACCAGCTGCTGGCGGGGGCCGGGCCGGACGGCGTCGACTACTCGCGCGCGGTGTCGCTGCTGGGCGTCACCGACGTCGCGCTCATCGACGGCATGGTCGACGCGCTGGCCGCGGACGACGCGGCCGCCGTGTTCGGCACCGTCGAGCGGCTCGCCGAGGCCGGGCACGACCCGCGCCGGTTCGCCACCGACCTGCTCGACCGCCTGCGTGACCTGGTGCTGCTGCGTTCGGTGCCGGACGCGGGGGAACGCGGCCTCGTCTCCGCGCCGGACGACGAGCTCAAGAAGATGAAGGAGCAGGCGGGCAAACTGGAGCCCGCCACGCTCTCGCGCTACGCCGACATCGTCCACAATGGACTATTGGAGATGCGGGGCGCGACCTCGCCGCGGCTCGTGCTGGAGCTGCTGACGGCGCGGATGCTGCTGCCGTCGGTCGCGGAGAGCACCGACGCGTTGCTCGCCCGTCTCGAACGGCTTGAGCGCCGCGCCGCTTCGGCCCCGGCGCCCGTCGCCGCTGCTCCGGCGCAGGCCGCTCCGGTGGCGCAGTCCGCGCCCGCCCCGGCCGCTCCGCCCTCAGGGGAGCCCGTCCGCGAGTTCCAGCGGCCGTCGCAACGGGCCGCCGCGCCCGCTCCGCAGCAGGCCGCACCCGCTCCGCAGCCCGCCGCGCGACCCGAGCCGGTCGCCGAGCGGCCCGCCCCGCAACGTCCTTCCGCGCCGACTCCGCCGCCCGCCGCACCCACGCCCGCCCCGGCTGCGGCTTCGGGCGACGCGGCGCCCGTATCGGACGCGGACGGCATCCGCGGCAAGTGGCCGCACGTGCTCGCCGCGATCCGCAAGGTGCCGGGCGGCCGCAGCACCGAAGCGATGCTCACGCAGGCGAGCGTGGTGAGCGTCGAAGGCCACGCCGTCACTCTCACCCACAGCGCGGAGCCGCTGGCCCGGCGGCTTTCCGAGCCGCACAACGCGGAGCGGGTCGCGGCCGCGTTCAAGGAGGTCTTCGGCGGCGATTGGCAGGTGCGTTGCGTCCACGGCGCCGCACAGGCCCGGCAGGCCGCCGCTCCGAAGGCCGCGCCGCCGCCCCCCGCGCCTGAACGATCCTTCACTCGCCGGTCCGCCGAAGCGCCCAGCGCGCCTCCGGCGCCTCCCGCGCCGAAGCCGGAGCCCCAGCGGCCGAAGGTGACGACCAGCGAGCCGGACATCCCGCTCCCGCCCGAGCCGGTCGAGGAGGACGAGGACCTCTACAACGAGGACGCGAGCCCCGCGCCGCCGCCTCCGCCGCTCCCACCCGAGAAGGATCCGGAAGAGATCGCCCGGAAGCTGCTCGCCGACCACCTCAACGCCCGCCCGCTCGACGAACGCAAGTAG
- a CDS encoding response regulator transcription factor translates to MTSVNVPSSGSAKAGLRRADGSPVRVLVVDDEATLSELVSMALRMEGWDIRTAADGTEAVRVAREFRPDAVVLDVMLPDMSGLEVLRRLRSEVPNLPVLFLTAKDAVEDRIAGLTAGGDDYVTKPFSLEEVALRLRALLRRAGGVAGPSGSTLVVGDLTLDEDSREVHRGGDLVPLTATEFELLRYLMRNPKRVLSKAQILDRVWSYDFGGQANIVELYISYLRKKIDADREPMIHTMRGAGYVLKPAG, encoded by the coding sequence ATGACCAGTGTGAACGTCCCTTCGTCCGGTTCCGCGAAGGCCGGCCTGCGCCGTGCCGACGGCAGCCCCGTACGGGTGCTGGTCGTCGATGACGAGGCGACCTTGTCCGAACTCGTGTCGATGGCGCTGCGCATGGAGGGCTGGGACATCCGCACCGCCGCCGACGGCACCGAGGCCGTCCGCGTCGCGCGGGAATTCCGGCCGGACGCGGTGGTGCTGGACGTCATGCTGCCGGATATGAGCGGCCTGGAAGTCCTGCGCCGCCTGCGTTCCGAGGTGCCGAACCTGCCGGTGCTGTTCCTGACCGCGAAGGACGCGGTGGAGGACAGGATCGCCGGTCTCACCGCGGGTGGCGACGACTACGTCACCAAACCGTTCAGCCTGGAGGAGGTCGCGCTGCGGTTGCGCGCGCTGCTCCGCCGCGCGGGCGGGGTCGCCGGGCCGAGCGGGTCGACGCTCGTCGTCGGCGACCTGACCCTGGACGAGGACAGTCGCGAGGTTCACCGGGGTGGCGATCTGGTGCCGTTGACCGCGACCGAGTTCGAACTGCTGCGTTATCTCATGCGCAATCCGAAGCGTGTGCTGTCCAAGGCGCAGATCCTGGACCGGGTGTGGAGCTACGACTTCGGCGGCCAGGCCAATATCGTCGAGCTCTACATCTCCTATCTCCGCAAGAAGATCGACGCCGACAGGGAACCGATGATCCACACGATGCGCGGCGCCGGGTATGTCCTCAAACCCGCGGGGTAG